The Dehalococcoidia bacterium DNA segment CAAATCCCAAAACGTTTGAGGAGGCTGAAATGGAAAAGCAACTGAAAGAGCTATTTTTGAGCCAGTGGAGGACGTATTTTGGCGAGACGGAATTACCAATCGCGTTTTTCTATACCGATGAAGTATCCGGGAACGACCTGAGCGATACCAAGAATGAGCACATGTGTCTGATCGGTAACCTGAACCGTGTGCGGGAAGGGCATGCCTTTGTCTACGATGCCAAAAGTCCGGGATGCCCGGGCGGCAAACGGTATACCGGTTTCCTCCAAAAGCTGCGGCCGAATTTCGAGTACTTCCTTTCCTGCGGCATACCGGGGCAGATGGAAGGAGAAAGGTACAAGAAATCGCCCGAACTGGTGAAAGAGCACCTCAAAAACCATCCCCCTTTCGAGGCGCCGGGCCAGTATCTGGTGTTCAAGCGCTGGGATAAGCTGGCAGCAGCAGAAAACCCGCTGGCGGTCATCTTTTTTGCCGCAGCAGATGTTCTATCAGGCCTTTTCACTCTGGCGAAC contains these protein-coding regions:
- a CDS encoding DUF169 domain-containing protein; translated protein: MEKQLKELFLSQWRTYFGETELPIAFFYTDEVSGNDLSDTKNEHMCLIGNLNRVREGHAFVYDAKSPGCPGGKRYTGFLQKLRPNFEYFLSCGIPGQMEGERYKKSPELVKEHLKNHPPFEAPGQYLVFKRWDKLAAAENPLAVIFFAAADVLSGLFTLANFDAADAQGVIAPFGSGCSSIVNYPLVESKFARPRCILGMFDVSARPSVPQDMLTFAVPMKRFEEMISNMGESFLITKSWAAVRKRINPTG